GAATCCCCTAGCAATGTGGATGATCCAGATCACTAGCCTCGCAATCCGTACCTGATGTTCACACTGGAATGGTAAACACCAGCGTGATAGTTCTTTAAGAAGATGTCAGACCTCAAAATAAGCCCGTGGAGGTTCAGGTATGTCTTCCCCCATCTTCTACCAGCACGCTCATAACGCCAGCCTCGCTTTCACTCCTACCAACGACGCCGGCAGTCTTTAAGCTTTTACCTACCACTCCATTCCCGGTTTGGCGATATCCGGCTACTCCCTGATACTTTAAGTTGAAACCAACAACTCCTGCTCCAGACATGTGATTTCGCGAAGATTGTCAGGATTTACCCCTCGACCCACAGTTCCCCCGTAGGCCCCCATACCGCCTTCATCTTCATCAGCTAGACCCATGAGTCCCACGTCAGCGGTGGGTAGATCTTAGCTAGTTTCCAATATGGCCTACTCCTATTCCATTCGAGACATCACCTATCGCTTCGACGATCTCAAGGACTTGCTTGCCAAGCATGGCAGTTGGGGCTTTTGAAATGTCATGACCGCCTTACGCTGCAGGGGCATCCGTGGATTGCCGCACGGTACGAAGAAACGATTGATCAGACCGGTGCCACGTCATCGCCCTGCTGGATCTCAGCCGGTGGGCAGTCCCACTTGGCCAAGCACCGACAATTATCGGACTCGTGCCGGGCGCCGTTTGGTGAACTCAGCTTTTTTCGTTTCACTCATTTTCGTTTTGCTCTCAGACATGGTGAACTGGCACCGCTCTAACAGATCCCGCCCGTTATTGCCCGGATCGGGCAGGATGACGCCTCGCGTTTACGCGCTACCATTGGAATGCTGCAGAAGGAAGGAGCGGGTCTGAGCTACATGAGCCGCTTCCTCAACTGACGTTTCCAGTCCATGCAGCGGAGCGCGTCGTCTGGCTCTAATACAACTGACTGCGTTCGCGTATGTCTACCATGCCGCCTTCTGCATCCTCAATAATTACAACGAATCCAACTTCATTTCTTGGGGGACGGCGGTCGGAAGTTGGCTAGGCCCGCCATGAAGATTGGTTCATTCATTTTTCGGGATAAGTACCAAGGCTGCTTTCTACCTTCCTCGAAGGTCCATTCGAACCATCGGCCATTAGGCACAAGTACCCATCCCATAAGCAGCCTCGATTCCAAAGGTCACGGAGGTTCTTCGAAATCGCTTTTATCCGTCCCTAGAGGTGCGCCTAGCTTTGCCATAGCTCAGCAGAAATTAAATCGGATCAGAGCAAACAAATCAAATCTGACCCTCGCTGGGTTATTCCTGACCCACTCGTGCACGAGATATACGACTCAGAGTGACACTCCATCGCCCTTCGTTGCGTCATTCCATCTAGTGGCAGGGTTATTGCTAATGCAGAACAGGGAGTAAATAAAGAAAAAATGAAGTTGTTAGAAAAAGCAGCAGTCAAAATGTCGAGAACACTTTCATTTTGCGTGTTGAGAGAGCAATCACCGAAATGAGCTTACGCTAATGTCCAAACCCCTTCTGCCGGCCTCGCCTGAGAAAACAAAGCAACTGGCTAAGCCCCACCGGTCTAGATCAGAAGCGACTGCATCATTCCAAGGGAGTGCCAGTCCCATTCTTAAGCTGCAGCGCACTCTGGGCAATCAACGTGTTGCTCAGTTAATCCGTGCCAAGCGACTAACACCTGAGGGCAAGATTACGGTTCTTCAGCCCAAACTTACTGTTGGTGCTGCCGACGACCAATATGAGCAGGAAGCCGATCGTGTTGCACGACACGTAGTGCGTATGCCCGATTCGCTAGCTACTCAATCTATCCAAACGCCTCAGCCACAGATAGATGCAGAAGCAAGCAAGGCACTTATCTTGCAGAGCAAACCTCTTCCTCTGGCAGCTTCCATCACACCTGCTGTTCAGCGAAGAACTGAGGCAACGGAGTTAAAAGCAGAAGAAGAAAAAAATAGTGAAGATGAAAACGAAGAACTGCTCCAGGCACGGTTCTTAAATAATTCGGCAGCCGTTTCCCTTCAAAAATTAACAGCAGAGGAGGAAAAGCCGAAGGCTGGCTTAGTCAAATCCCAGGAAGCTTTAGGTAAAAACTTCGATGCCGGGGAGGAAGTAGAAGCGGGCCTCAGCCAAAGCAAGGGCCAAGGGAGTCCACTGCCGGACAATATTCGTTCCTACATGGAACCCCGGTTCGGAGTCGACTTCAACCATGTACGTATTCATACCGGCAGCAATGCTATACAGATGAACCGCGAAGTTGGAGCTCAAGCGTTCACTCATGGATCTGACATTTACTATGGTGCTGGTAGCAATCCCGCAAATATGGAATTGACTGCGCATGAGCTTACTCATGTGGTTCAGCAGACCGGAGGTACGTCGTTACAACCCAAATATGCCGATGAGGTCAGTGTAGATGATCAAACCGTCGTTGCCACCAAATCGCTAATTCAGCGGGCGCCGGTTGCTGTGCCGGAGGAGGATGAAGACAAAGAAAAAGTTGCTCCTCAGCTCGAAACTGGGGCTAACGTACAAGAAGAAAAGGAAGAAAACCATGTTCAAGCGAAATTAACGCCGGATAACATAGCGTTTAGTAGCGGCCACTACGCACCTGAGTCAGAAGACGGGCGAAAGCTTATGGCACATGAGTTAACGCATGTGGTGCAACAGACAGGCGGGGATCGACTTTTGCGAAAACGGTATGCACCAGTCGCATTTTCATTAAGAGCATCAATGGAAAATGACGCCTTTACCCCCACGCTGCGATCAAGCGTTGTTCAAAGAGATACGTCCAAATCCGACGGAACGGGGGACCCGGCATCGCCCCCAAGGGCCATTCTGCCTACTCACGAAGGCGTCCTCATCCCGGCCGATCCAGCGGCACAAAGAGCGACTTTGGAGCGACAGGTCACACTGAAGGGCTGGGACGCAGCTCGAGGCTGGGCCGTCAGGTTTATCAACATGGACCTGAAGCAGGAGTTGACCTTCCAGCTAAGCGGGATCTCGCCGGAGACCCTTAAATCGCTTCGGGACAACCTGAACACTCGGCTCGACGCACTTGCGAAGGACCGGGAGAAATTCCTCATCGACTTCGAGGAACAGTCCACCAAGATCGCCCGGGATGTCTTGGCCGCAAGCAAGCAGGAGATCAAGGAACAGGCGAAATTCCTGGGCATCAAGGAGGATACCTTTCTAGGTTCCAAGACCGGTGATTGGACGATGGATACCTCGCGGGCCGAGGGACTTCAGGCTGCGGGAAGGGAGCTTATCGCCAAACGCAAAGTCGCTGAGGCCGCGGCGAATGCGTTCTTTAAGACTAAGGCCGAAGCCGATGCAATATTCAACCGGAACAATGCCCCGTCTCTTGCCGCCACCCTGCCGGAACTATTTCTCACCCCGGAATTGAACCAACGGTTGCAGTCCACGCAAGCTGAAGGGCTTCGAACGGCACGGGAGTACGACGCGCTAGCGGCCGAGAAGCAGAAAACCTATCCGGTGTTGGCTACCGTCACCCCCGGCTCCGATGCCCTGCAACAACTCTCCGACCTAGTAAACCGGAAACCCAAGGAACTCGCCAACCGGCTCGCCTTTATCATCCAAGAGAAACTCGACAACGTCGCCACCGTCGAGAAGGAGATTGGAGGCCGATTCTCAGTCTGGAAAGTCCCGCATTTGCGGGATCTCACCAAGAAGGCTATGAAAGGCACATCTTGGCAGAGCCGAATTGTGGAGGAGAAGGAGAAACAGGTCACCGCGAAGGCGCAAGAAACGCAGATGTTTATCTCGGTCGTAGCGATAGGCCTTGGTCTCATCGCAGCCATTCCGACCGCAGGGGCGAGCCTCGGTGTCGCGGCCGCCATTACTGCCGCAGCGATTGGAAGCATGGCCCTCTCAGTCTATGGGGCTTATGAGCATTACCAAGACCATACCCTCGAGTCGGCTGCTCAAGGAACGACGTTCGATCGCGCGAAAGCGATCTCCCAGGGTGACCCCCCGGAATGGTTTTGGTTAGCCTTGGACATCGCTACTGCTATTGTCGACATCCATTCGGCGTCTGCGGCCTTTAAGTCCCTCAAAGGGTTGATAGCTGAGGCTAGGGCCGCCGAGACCCTCGAGAAGACTAGCGAGCTCTTGGCGGCGAGCCGTAAGGCGGGGCTACCTGCAGAGTTGGAAAGTAAGCTGATTGCTGCCGCGATGGGTGATGCAGCGGACGAGCGTAAGGTGACCATGACTATTGAGCGGATCATGGCCGTCTTCAAACAGGCTCAAAAATCAGCAGTAGACGCCGAACTCGCTGACGCATTCCTGAGAGCTGCGAACAAGGTAATCGCCGAGGGACGAGTGACTGTTATTGGGAGTTCTCTAGTTGAGCAGGAGCGGCTGTTGACCGAACTGGTCCGCCGACACCCACCACAAGTGGGTACGGTCGAGGCGGCGGTGAAGAACCTGATGGAGAAGCTGGAGAGAGCCAACGGGCTTTACGTTCCCGGCCTGGATGTCATCATCGTAAAGGGTAATCGGTCGGGCGCCTCCGTGGCCGCCACGCTTGCGCATGAACTGGCTCACCGCGAACAGCAACTGCGCTTGGGTCTGCAGCTCTTGAGCACTAAACACCAAGAGTTCCAGGCCTTCTACGCGGCCCAACAGTTCCTGCGTAATCTCAACATCCCATCGACCAAAGTGGGAAAGGCCTATTCATGGCTGCTCACGGCCGACAATGCGGCTATCGTGCAGCATATCGACGATTTCTATAGGGGGAGGCAATTCGGAGCCGCCTCGTTTAAAACTCTCGAGGAGTCCGCGGAATGGATCCTCAACGCGCTGAAGAGCCGCAAGTGAACACGGGTATCGCCGAACTCGCCCGGCGCATTGTGATCGAATTCTGCCTGCCAGCTGGCTCGACGAATGTCGAGATTAGGGCGGGGCACGACGCTGCGATCGTGCTGACCGAAGTCGATGAATTCCGTGTGGAACGTGTTGCCAGTGTGCGTGACGAGGGAGTGGATATGTTTATCGTAACCAGCGCGATTACGGACGTCGCGTCTGAGGTTCTGCTGATTGCCGTCGCGCCAAATGAGGAGCTGTTTTCCCTGACGACGGATGAGGGGCTGCGGAGTCTCTGGCGGAATGTGGGGGAACGACTTGGGAGCGCGACGATGGCCCGATTGGTGGCCGAATGGGCTGAGACGATCTACGGACCGCGCCGTATCCTAGAGGTAGATGGTGCGGAACCCGCCTGGGAGTGCGACCAGCAGGGCCGCTCCCACTTCGTCCTGCACACTCGCTGCCCGCGCCCCGACGGGGGCGACGACATTGACCGTTGGGAAGTCGTACTCGGGCCAGACTTGTTGCAGTGGCACCATCGCCCTGTCATCCCGTAAGCTTCCAGCGCCCTGAAAGTAAATGCGGTGAATGGTCCACCGTAAAGGGATGCCGGCAGGCGAACCATTTTGCCAACCCCGGCTGAGCGCTCAACCACGCTGCTACCGGTAAACCGAAATCCCATCTCACACCGGGCTCACGAAAGCTGAGCTTCTCTTTTTACTACGAAAAACGGTCGTTTTTCGGAGATAACGACCGAACTAAAAACTCTTCTTTTTCCCTACCTTTTTTTATCCTAAAACTATCTCTTGAAACTAACTCTCCTATAAGTTATAGTTCAGGTGAGTTTCGAGAGAGTAACGATTGCTTGGTAGAGGGAGTGAAATGAAAATTGGTTATGCGCGGGTAAGCACTCAGGAGCAGGATTTAGCATTGCAGCTCGACGCCTTGGCTAAAGAGGGGTGTGAGAAGATTTTCCAAGAAAAGGCATCAGGTGCGCAGCGGGATCGGCCAGAACTGAAAGCCGCCCTTACCTACATGCGCAAGGGGGATACATTAGTGGTTTGGAAAATTGACCGGCTTGCCCGCTCACTGAAACAGCTGATCGAGACGATCGAATCGTTCCAGGACCGGGGGATAGGGCTTAAATCCCTCCAGGACCCCATCGATACCAGCTCCCCCAGCGGCAAGCTCGTCTTTCATATTTTTGCTGCGCTGGCCGAATTCGAGCGTGGCGTCATCCGTGAGCGAACTACTGCCGGCTTAAAAGCCGCTCGGGAACGAGGTCGTGTGGGTGGGAGGCCGCCCGCCCTTTCCGCCAAGGACCTACAGGCCGCCAGAGCGATGCTGAAGGATTGCGATATCACTGTTGCTGCTGTTGCCCAGCGGCTGAACGTGGCCGCATCTACGTTATACCGCCACATCCCTAGTGCAAGAAGTGCAAGCCTTGAGCCGGACGAAGACTTGTTGGTGACAGAATCCTGAGATGTTCTCGCAAAAACAGCCTTACCACGAGCATGCCATTGGCACTGAACTGGGCAGACAGGAAACTTGACGAGCTACTCAGATGCTAGCTGTACTGCCTCATCAATGTGGACCGACCAATAACATCACTGCTTTTGGCGCCATCATAATCATCACGAGAAGCTCATGAAAAAATATTTGGGTATTTTTGTAATGCTTGCCGCGTCGTTCACTGCACTTCCTACTTGGGCAATGGAAATTGTGGGGCCTGATGTTTTAGTAGACAACACCGCACAGGAAGTGCTTGCCATCGTAAGGCAGGACAAGGATATCGGCGCTGGCAGTAAAACCAAACTTCTCGAGGTGGTGGAAGCCAAGATACTGCCTCATTTCGATTTCACGCGGATGACCCGGCTCGCTATGGGCAAGAACTGGTCTAAAGCTGCGCCTGAGCAGCAGCAACAATTGGTTAAAGAGTTTCGAACCCTCCTGGTGCGCACCTACTGCAACGCGTTTACTACCTATCGTGACCATACTATTACGGTTGAACCGCTAAAAAACAAGACGGATGATAGTGATGCCACAGTAAGGACCCAAGTACTGCGAGGTCAGGGCCAGCAGCCTGTACCAATTGACTACAGCATGGCAAAAACCGCCGATGGCTGGAAGGCTTATGATGTCACGGTAGCGGGTGTCAGTTTGGTGACCACTTACCGTAGTACTTTCAATAGCCAGGTTCGCGAGGGTGGAGTGGAGAAATTACTCCAAACACTTACGGAAAAAAATCGTGCATTGATTGCTGGCGATATAAGGACTGACACGACAAAGTAATTCACGCCACTAACGTGTAAAAAGCAACCACCAACTTCAAGCGATTTCTACCTATCTAAACGCGGCCCTTGAGTTTTGGTAGCCGCTACCTGCCTTCCATCTAGAACGGTCTATTCCTGGCGTCAGCTCACCACTGGCAAATCGCTCCATTCTCCCGTGTAGTTCGGGCTTTTGAAGCTGCGCCGCATGGACCACGTACTGTCGACTCCCTCCGAGGCAAGATGAATGGTACTGCGCCGGTACTTGACGTTGATCTTGTCCATGGCATCCATCAGCCTGCCGGATTTGTTGCTGCAGAATGAGTATGTGAAGAGGTCTATCTGCTGCCCTTCTTGGGGCACCAGTTCCGATAGCATCACGCCCGCCTTCTGGTAATACACTTCGGGCTGATACATCTTCTTCAACAGCCAGAGCGCAGCATTAGTGATTTGCAGACTGCATTCCGTTGGCGCAGGCAGGGCAACGGTCTCGGTCCTGCCATAAAACTCGGCCTGATCGAAGGGGCTGTTCTGGATGAATACTGAAACCGCGTGGGCAAACAGGCCCTGCTTGCGCAGCCGCTGTGCGGCATTGGCGGCATGATAGCTGATCGCTTCCCGAAGCTCCTGCAGGCTCTCCACCCTTTGCCCGAATGAGCGCGAACTCATGACCTGCTTGGCGACGGGTACTACGTCATCCAGCTTCAGCCAGGGCTTGCCATTGAGTTCCTGGACGGTGCGCTGCATTGTGATACCGAATTTGTCCCGAATTCTTCTCAGATTGGCTCGCTTGAGCCTCAGCACGTTTTCTACGCCCAATGCGTTTAGGGTGTTTTCTAGCCTGCGGCCTATTCCCCAGACGGAAGAGACGGGTAGCTTCTCCAGAACAGCATCCAGCTCGTCATCGCGCATGCGGGTGAAGTCACATACGCCGTTTAATTCAGGCTGCTTCTTGGCGTAGTGATTGGCTAGCTTGGCTAGTGTTTTGCTGTGGCCGATTCCCACGCATATCGGCAGTCCTGTCCAGCTCGTTACCGTCTCTTTTATCTCATGCCCATATGCGACGAGATCACGCTTGATGCCCGTCAGATCGAGGAAACACTCATCAATGGAATAGACTTCCAGCCTGGGGCTGAACTGACGCAACGTTGCCATGAAGCGGTTGCTCATGTTGGCGTACAGCTCATAATTGGAGGAGAAGGCAACCGCCCCTATTTCTCTGGCCCGCTCTTCCACTTCAAACCATGGTCCTGCCATGCGTATGTCCAATGCCTTGGCCTCCCTGCTTTGGGCAATGACACAGCCGTCATTATTGGAGAGAACGACTACGGGTGAATTCCTGAGGTCAGGCCGGAATACTTTCTCACAGGATGCATAGAAGGAATTGGCATCCGCCAGTGCAAAGACAGGCCTATTTGGCTTCGTTGATGACATAGGTCACCACACCGAAGATGACCAGTTCCTGTCCTTCTTTAAGGGTAATGGGTTCGTTGACGGGGTTCTCGGACAGGAGCTTGATAACGCCGCTGCGCTTATAAAGGCGCTTGACCATCCATTCCCCATCCACATCGGCGATGACGATGTTGGAAGACTTGGGCCGCAGCGACCGGTCGACGATCAATGTTGCGCCATCGAAGATGCCGGCTCCGACCATGGAATCGCCCTTGACGGTAAAGAAGAACGTAGCCGACGGATTGGCGATGAAGCGGTCGTTCAAATCCAGCGTCTTCTGCTCGTAGTCCTGCGCAGGGGAGGGAAAGCGGGATTGACCTGCGAGTATCTTGCCACTGTAGATGGGACGGGGCATGGGACGTGGATTGGAAATGGCCTGGGGAAACTGAGCGCCGGTACTACTGTTGTCCTGCCTGGATGCCTTGCGAAAGGGCGCGAGATAGACCAGCACATCGGACTTAAGACTGGTTGGCACCCGGATGACCGATGTTTTCTCGCCATAAGGACTCATCGACTTCTTCGGACCCGAGCCTTCCCTTCTGCCCCCGCGTGAACTCATGCTCCTGCCTCTATTGAACTCTGTAACAGTATTAATTCTAACACTTACTCAGCTGGGAATTGTTGCTTTCGCACCCGTAGCCTGCGAAATCATCCATTGCCGTGAGAGGCCGGATGGGGGAGGTTATTGCGCGGCTACGGCGGATGAGGATGGGGCAAAATTCGGGGGGGATGCGTTACAAAGCTTCATTATTTCCGGCGCCGCCTATGCCGCCACTGAGCAGCAGTTGACGCCGCTTCAGCTTCTTTTGGCCCGCCATGCTTGTGTAAGATATAGTAATTATATGATTGTAGACATACGAAACGTAAAGCGAGTTATTTCCTCGCTCGATGCCACGGTCAACTCGCCCTCGTGCGCGCGTGCGATTTCCGATGCAATGTAGAGTCCGAGCCCCAAACCATTTTGGCTGGAGCGAACATCTTCTCGGGTAAAAGGCTGAAACAGTCTTTCGAGTGTTTGGGGTGAAATCGGTTTTCCGCTATTACTCACTGAGAGTTCAAATACGTCCTCCTCAAGAAACGCGTTGACAACGACAGGCCCGTCCGGCGAACCGTGCGTTAGAGCATTTGCCAGCAGATTCGATAGAATTTGTGAAAGACGAGGGGCGTCACAATCGATGGGTCTTGCCAAGCGAAAATCCGTTTCAATTGCCCTTTCAGGCCATGCTGTACGTAGCTCCTCGACAACATGACAGAGAACTGGCTCCAAAAGCACGGGCTGGCGATTCAGCATCATACCGCCACCTAAACGTCCACGCGCGAAGTCCATAATATTTTCAATAAGCTCAGCCATCCGTGACCCACTGTCTTTCATTAAACTGACCAGGCTGGCGTCCCGTTCACTCAGTGAAGAACGCGCAAGCAGCATAGCAGCTCCGCCAGTTATCGCTCCCAGTGGATTGCGCAGATCATGTCCCAAAACAGCGATGAACTGTTCGCGCAAAACTGAAGTTGCCTGCTCATCTGCCAGCTTAGTCTCGGCAACTCGGCGGGCATAGCGTAAATTTTCTTCATAGAGGCGGCGGTCCGTTGCCTTATAAACGGTCAGGCGGATAAACAGCGGCGTGCCGTTCTGATCCCGGCGTTCATACGCGTTTACCAGGACTGGAAGACGCTCCCCACCTTGACAGGCCAGCTCAAGCGCTACTTCATCAAAGAAACCCTGCATCCGCAACAATGGCAACAAATGCGTCTCGCAATAAATCTTTCCACCGATTGTAAGCAGTTCAGAAAAGCGAACGCCTTTAAGGTCCTCAGTTGAATACCCCAGCCAGTTGGCTATGCGCGAATTGCCCCGCAGAATCTCGACATGAGCGTTCGTTGTTATAAATCCGCAGAGAGAATTCTCGAAGAAATCTTCGAAATCCTCATGGAGAGGAGGCTGGGGAGAGGGATCGACTGGAGTCGCCACTTACAAAAAGGCCTTGATTGCAGCAATGGTTTCCTCCGGCGCGCTGAGGTTCGGGCAATGTCCCGTGGCCGCCATCAGAACAAGCTTGCTGTTTGGCATTTTACGGTGGACGTATTCACCGACATCCTGCGGCGCAATGACGTCGTCTGAGCATTGTAGGATTAACGCTGGAATACGGGCGTCAGCGAGAATGTCACGGCAATCTGTAAGAAAAGTCGTGCGTGCAAAATGCTTGGCGATTTCCGGATCGGTACGACAAAAGCTGTTGGCCAATTCTTCACCCAGCTCTTTGCGGTCGGGGTTGCCCATTATAACCGGGGCCATGCTCATCGACCAGCCCAGGTGATTGCTGTCGAGCGATTCCAGAAGTTCTTCGATCTGAGCTTTGGTGAACCCGCCGATATAATCACCGTCATTAATATAAGACGGTGAAGGACCCACCAGGACAAGATTCTTGAACAGCTTCGGCTCTTTGGCCGCCACAATAATGCCCATCATGGCGCTGACGGAATGTCCCACGAACACGGCATCCTCCAATCGGAGTTCGCGGGCTATCTCGATAATATCCTCGGCATATCCTTCAAGAGAGTTGTACTTTTCATGAGAATAGGCCGCCAAGTCGGAACCGCCCGCCCCGACGTGATCGAATAAAACAGTTTGATAGCTCTCTTCAAAAGCTGGCGCCACAAAACGCCACATGTTCTGATCACAACCAAAGCCATGGGCGAACATCATAGCCGTTGAACCTTTGCCTCGTACAACGACATTATTCCGTTTTAATGCACTCATGGTAAACCTTGTATCAAATCCAAACTCCAGCCGTTTCTCTTCCTCACTCAATCTCTAGTAAATGAAAACAGAGCAATGGGTATGAATTTTCAAAGATACCTTTCCAAGCCGATTGAGACAAATATTTTTGGCCTATGGTTAATCTTGGTTCTTTTGGAGAGACTCCAGGGCACATTAGGTGTTTCATCGTGCTATGTCATTGAACCATGAATATACTTGTTGTCGAAGACAATACCCTTAATTACGTGCTGCACGAGCACCATGATCCATCATCTGCACGTACATCATCTGCACGTACGACTTGTCCCGTTTGATGCCGTCGTGTA
The window above is part of the Nitrosospira sp. Is2 genome. Proteins encoded here:
- a CDS encoding SOS response-associated peptidase family protein: MGWVLVPNGRWFEWTFEEGRKQPWYLSRKMNEPIFMAGLANFRPPSPKK
- a CDS encoding DUF4157 domain-containing protein, coding for MSKPLLPASPEKTKQLAKPHRSRSEATASFQGSASPILKLQRTLGNQRVAQLIRAKRLTPEGKITVLQPKLTVGAADDQYEQEADRVARHVVRMPDSLATQSIQTPQPQIDAEASKALILQSKPLPLAASITPAVQRRTEATELKAEEEKNSEDENEELLQARFLNNSAAVSLQKLTAEEEKPKAGLVKSQEALGKNFDAGEEVEAGLSQSKGQGSPLPDNIRSYMEPRFGVDFNHVRIHTGSNAIQMNREVGAQAFTHGSDIYYGAGSNPANMELTAHELTHVVQQTGGTSLQPKYADEVSVDDQTVVATKSLIQRAPVAVPEEDEDKEKVAPQLETGANVQEEKEENHVQAKLTPDNIAFSSGHYAPESEDGRKLMAHELTHVVQQTGGDRLLRKRYAPVAFSLRASMENDAFTPTLRSSVVQRDTSKSDGTGDPASPPRAILPTHEGVLIPADPAAQRATLERQVTLKGWDAARGWAVRFINMDLKQELTFQLSGISPETLKSLRDNLNTRLDALAKDREKFLIDFEEQSTKIARDVLAASKQEIKEQAKFLGIKEDTFLGSKTGDWTMDTSRAEGLQAAGRELIAKRKVAEAAANAFFKTKAEADAIFNRNNAPSLAATLPELFLTPELNQRLQSTQAEGLRTAREYDALAAEKQKTYPVLATVTPGSDALQQLSDLVNRKPKELANRLAFIIQEKLDNVATVEKEIGGRFSVWKVPHLRDLTKKAMKGTSWQSRIVEEKEKQVTAKAQETQMFISVVAIGLGLIAAIPTAGASLGVAAAITAAAIGSMALSVYGAYEHYQDHTLESAAQGTTFDRAKAISQGDPPEWFWLALDIATAIVDIHSASAAFKSLKGLIAEARAAETLEKTSELLAASRKAGLPAELESKLIAAAMGDAADERKVTMTIERIMAVFKQAQKSAVDAELADAFLRAANKVIAEGRVTVIGSSLVEQERLLTELVRRHPPQVGTVEAAVKNLMEKLERANGLYVPGLDVIIVKGNRSGASVAATLAHELAHREQQLRLGLQLLSTKHQEFQAFYAAQQFLRNLNIPSTKVGKAYSWLLTADNAAIVQHIDDFYRGRQFGAASFKTLEESAEWILNALKSRK
- a CDS encoding recombinase family protein, which translates into the protein MKIGYARVSTQEQDLALQLDALAKEGCEKIFQEKASGAQRDRPELKAALTYMRKGDTLVVWKIDRLARSLKQLIETIESFQDRGIGLKSLQDPIDTSSPSGKLVFHIFAALAEFERGVIRERTTAGLKAARERGRVGGRPPALSAKDLQAARAMLKDCDITVAAVAQRLNVAASTLYRHIPSARSASLEPDEDLLVTES
- a CDS encoding ABC transporter substrate-binding protein; this encodes MKKYLGIFVMLAASFTALPTWAMEIVGPDVLVDNTAQEVLAIVRQDKDIGAGSKTKLLEVVEAKILPHFDFTRMTRLAMGKNWSKAAPEQQQQLVKEFRTLLVRTYCNAFTTYRDHTITVEPLKNKTDDSDATVRTQVLRGQGQQPVPIDYSMAKTADGWKAYDVTVAGVSLVTTYRSTFNSQVREGGVEKLLQTLTEKNRALIAGDIRTDTTK
- a CDS encoding Y-family DNA polymerase, whose translation is MSSTKPNRPVFALADANSFYASCEKVFRPDLRNSPVVVLSNNDGCVIAQSREAKALDIRMAGPWFEVEERAREIGAVAFSSNYELYANMSNRFMATLRQFSPRLEVYSIDECFLDLTGIKRDLVAYGHEIKETVTSWTGLPICVGIGHSKTLAKLANHYAKKQPELNGVCDFTRMRDDELDAVLEKLPVSSVWGIGRRLENTLNALGVENVLRLKRANLRRIRDKFGITMQRTVQELNGKPWLKLDDVVPVAKQVMSSRSFGQRVESLQELREAISYHAANAAQRLRKQGLFAHAVSVFIQNSPFDQAEFYGRTETVALPAPTECSLQITNAALWLLKKMYQPEVYYQKAGVMLSELVPQEGQQIDLFTYSFCSNKSGRLMDAMDKINVKYRRSTIHLASEGVDSTWSMRRSFKSPNYTGEWSDLPVVS
- a CDS encoding translesion error-prone DNA polymerase V autoproteolytic subunit, which produces MSPYGEKTSVIRVPTSLKSDVLVYLAPFRKASRQDNSSTGAQFPQAISNPRPMPRPIYSGKILAGQSRFPSPAQDYEQKTLDLNDRFIANPSATFFFTVKGDSMVGAGIFDGATLIVDRSLRPKSSNIVIADVDGEWMVKRLYKRSGVIKLLSENPVNEPITLKEGQELVIFGVVTYVINEAK
- a CDS encoding PAS domain-containing sensor histidine kinase translates to MATPVDPSPQPPLHEDFEDFFENSLCGFITTNAHVEILRGNSRIANWLGYSTEDLKGVRFSELLTIGGKIYCETHLLPLLRMQGFFDEVALELACQGGERLPVLVNAYERRDQNGTPLFIRLTVYKATDRRLYEENLRYARRVAETKLADEQATSVLREQFIAVLGHDLRNPLGAITGGAAMLLARSSLSERDASLVSLMKDSGSRMAELIENIMDFARGRLGGGMMLNRQPVLLEPVLCHVVEELRTAWPERAIETDFRLARPIDCDAPRLSQILSNLLANALTHGSPDGPVVVNAFLEEDVFELSVSNSGKPISPQTLERLFQPFTREDVRSSQNGLGLGLYIASEIARAHEGELTVASSEEITRFTFRMSTII
- a CDS encoding alpha/beta hydrolase, whose translation is MSALKRNNVVVRGKGSTAMMFAHGFGCDQNMWRFVAPAFEESYQTVLFDHVGAGGSDLAAYSHEKYNSLEGYAEDIIEIARELRLEDAVFVGHSVSAMMGIIVAAKEPKLFKNLVLVGPSPSYINDGDYIGGFTKAQIEELLESLDSNHLGWSMSMAPVIMGNPDRKELGEELANSFCRTDPEIAKHFARTTFLTDCRDILADARIPALILQCSDDVIAPQDVGEYVHRKMPNSKLVLMAATGHCPNLSAPEETIAAIKAFL